A window of Costertonia aggregata contains these coding sequences:
- a CDS encoding helix-turn-helix domain-containing protein translates to MLQRTVERVMKDLRIGNYTIKNNSIVLQEALHEVKLEQLSKSLKAFGIHFAEKAGTDIIERIKDCIRMIVADSKLREQYLSAFLSDKLGSRYLHLLSIFSAETFTSIESFYIFDKIEKAKDLLRNEETTLAEVAHQLDYCSASHLSRQFRAVTGLTVSKF, encoded by the coding sequence ATGCTCCAGCGTACCGTTGAGCGGGTTATGAAAGATTTGAGGATTGGTAATTATACCATCAAGAACAATTCGATTGTGCTGCAGGAGGCCTTACACGAAGTAAAGTTGGAGCAACTCTCCAAATCTTTAAAGGCGTTTGGAATACATTTCGCCGAAAAAGCCGGTACCGATATCATTGAACGAATAAAAGATTGCATTCGAATGATCGTTGCGGATTCTAAACTTCGAGAGCAATATCTTTCGGCGTTTTTGTCCGACAAACTGGGGTCTAGATATTTGCATTTGTTATCGATATTTTCGGCCGAAACATTTACGTCGATCGAGAGCTTTTATATTTTTGATAAAATCGAGAAAGCGAAAGACTTGTTGAGAAATGAAGAAACTACCTTAGCGGAAGTGGCGCATCAGTTGGATTACTGCAGCGCATCCCATCTGTCGCGACAGTTCAGAGCGGTTACCGGCTTAACGGTGTCCAAATTTTAA
- a CDS encoding response regulator, whose product MEKLKILLVDDDEDDRQFFADALDSLDMNTELVQLTDGEACLEYMNLYKNDGPNLLFLDLNMPIMNGFQCLERIRQQAEFNDVTIAIYSTSGAEKDIDETFNKGANIYLKKPASFQDLKNSLRQVIKTNWTYQKNDFSKENFLLKV is encoded by the coding sequence ATGGAAAAATTAAAAATTCTTTTGGTCGATGACGACGAAGACGACAGACAGTTCTTTGCGGATGCCCTCGATAGTCTTGATATGAACACCGAATTGGTTCAGTTAACCGACGGCGAGGCGTGTTTGGAATATATGAACTTATATAAGAATGACGGTCCAAACCTTTTGTTTCTAGATTTGAATATGCCTATCATGAACGGATTTCAATGCTTGGAACGAATCAGGCAGCAGGCAGAGTTCAATGATGTTACAATCGCTATTTATTCCACTTCCGGGGCAGAGAAGGATATTGATGAGACCTTTAATAAAGGTGCGAACATTTATTTAAAAAAACCGGCCAGCTTTCAAGATTTAAAAAATTCGCTCCGGCAGGTCATCAAAACCAATTGGACCTATCAGAAAAACGATTTTAGCAAGGAAAATTTCTTGCTTAAAGTATAA